A stretch of DNA from Pseudomonadota bacterium:
TCCGTACGATCTTAAATCTTTGTTGAGTTCTATTGCAAAAGCAAGACCTGTATCCCGGTAGTTCAACCATGTCTTTTGAGATTCTTTCAACTTTTGCTGTGCAAAGGGAGAAAGAGATTTCATGGCTTCTCTATAGACTTTATTCAATGCTTTGTCCGCTTTTTCATATCGTTTTTCATGACATTCAATAATTGAAAGGGTATTATCGGCTTTGCTGCAATCCTGTGCTGACATTGGGAACGCATGGCAAAGTATACATAGCAGTGTACCTAAAAAAATAACCTTGTTCATCCTGACCTCCTCTTTTTCACAGTATCCACGGATGGGCTTTATGAAACATCTTAAAATATACAATGACAATCTTTTTACTATTAGCTGCGCAGTCAACACCTTTGACCTCTTCCAAAGAAAAGAACCTGCCTTGCTGCCCCTCTTTGACTGTTACATCCTCAAGTGTCAGGTTGTGGTCAATGATTCTGTACATGTAAATATTGTATCCGTCAAAGGGGAAGTTGCCAAAGTATTCCGGATTAGAAAGTTCATATCCCAATTCTTCTCTTATTTCTCTTTTAATGGCTTCTTCAGGGGTTTCTTTTTCTTCTATCTGACCGCCAAATGTTCCCCAGCGATTGGGATAGGGAATATCAGGCTTATTGTCCCGTAGTTGAAGAAGAACCTTCCCTTCCCCGTTTTCCAGAATGAGTCCGCATTGTGGTCTCTTATCGCCCATATCAGTGCAATCTATGATGTTACAGCAATGAGTGTCAATTGTTTTTGTGTTTCAGCGGCAGCATCTTGATGTGTATGCTTCTGAGAATAACAGTTCAATGGCAGGAAGAATGTTTCAAATAAAAAAGCCCCCGAGGGGGTTTCCCTCGAGGGCTTTGATTAAGCAATGTAAATCTTACTGTCTGCCCTTTACGATCTCATCAACAATTGACGGATCGGCAAGGGTTGTGATATCGCCAAGCTCATCTATCGCGCCGGCTGCAACCTTTCTCAGAATCCTTCTCATGATCTTGCCGGAACGTGTCTTAGGCAGACCCGAAACGAACTGAATCTTGCCGGGAGATGCGATGGGACCGATCTCTTTTCTGACGTGTGCTACCAGCGCTTTCTTGAGTGCATCATCACCGGCAACGCCTGTTTTCAGAATGATATATGCGTAAAGGTCTTCACCCTTAATGTCGTGCGGGAAACCGACAACTGCTGACTCTGCAACTGCTGTTGTTAACGAATTGAGGGCTGCCTCGACTTCTGCAGTACCCATCCTGTGACCGGATACGTTGACGACGTCGTCAATACGGCCCATGAGCCTGAAATAGCCGTCTTCGTTCCTTATTGCTCCGTCACCGGAGAAGTAGAAGCCTGGCTGCTGCACAAAGTAGGTATTGAAGAATCTTTCAGGTTCGCCGAAAACGCCTCTCATCATGCCGGGCCATGACCGTGTAATGCAAAGCTCGCCCTGTTCATTTACCGGTGCGTCTACTGCCGGCTGGTCAGCAGATGATCTTGACTGTAAGGCGCGGGCTTCAACGCCAAAGAACGGCAGCGTTGCATAGCCCGGTATTGTCGGCCATGCGCCGGGAAGCGGGGTGATGAGGATGCCGCCTGTCTCGGTCTGCCACCAGGTATCAGCGATGGGGCATCTCTCTCCGCCCACGTACTTGTGGTACCAGAGCCATGCCTCAGGGTTGATGGGTTCGCCAACGGAGCCGAGCAGTCTCAGGGAGGACATATCTCTGCCCTGAGGCCATTTCTCGCCGTCTTTCATAAGTGCCCTGATTGCGGTCGGTGCGGTGTAGAAGGTAGTGACTTTAAACTTCTCGACCATCTGCCAGAACCTGTCAGGGTTCGGGAATGTAGGAACGGACTCGAAGACGATGGATGTAGCGCCGTTGCACATTGGTCCGTACACGATATAGGAGTGACCAGTAACCCAGCCGATATCTGCGGTACAGAAAAATATATCTTTGTCTTTGTAGTCAAAAATGTATTTGAATGAGGCATAGACATAGGTCATGTAGCCGCCGGTGGTATGGAGCACGCCTTTTGGTTTGCCTGTAGAACCGGATGTGTAAAGGATGAACAACGGGTCTTCCGCATCCATCTGCTCTGCAGGACATTCATCGCTGATGTCGGATGCTGCCAGTTCCTCTTCAAACCAGACATCTCTTCCTGCCTTCATAGGCACATCAAATTTCTCAAGTCTCTTTACTACGATAACCTTGTCAACAGTATGGCCCTGTGCTGCACAGGAGTCACATGCGATATCGGCATTTGCCTTGGAGCTCACATTTTTGCCAGAACGCCAGTAACCGTTTGCAGTGATAAGAACCTTTGCGCCGGCGTCGAGGATCCTGTCACGAAGCGCTTCAGCAGAGAAACCGCCGAA
This window harbors:
- a CDS encoding DUF1311 domain-containing protein, whose product is MNKVIFLGTLLCILCHAFPMSAQDCSKADNTLSIIECHEKRYEKADKALNKVYREAMKSLSPFAQQKLKESQKTWLNYRDTGLAFAIELNKDLRSYGNIVVADYKATVVEKRVLELRYLMQGPEEPPIKW
- a CDS encoding NUDIX domain-containing protein, with translation MGDKRPQCGLILENGEGKVLLQLRDNKPDIPYPNRWGTFGGQIEEKETPEEAIKREIREELGYELSNPEYFGNFPFDGYNIYMYRIIDHNLTLEDVTVKEGQQGRFFSLEEVKGVDCAANSKKIVIVYFKMFHKAHPWIL
- the acs gene encoding acetate--CoA ligase is translated as MAVIKEENNKYYPPKEFVEQAYVNSREQYEKMWKQSIQDPETFWGNVASELFWYKKWLKVNREDFSKGEIEWFIGGKTNISYNCLDAQIEKGKGDKVAILFQGEPEDDVVKLTYKEMLKLVSRFANVLKKRGVRKGDRVAIYLPMIWQLPVAMLACARIGAIHTIVFGGFSAEALRDRILDAGAKVLITANGYWRSGKNVSSKANADIACDSCAAQGHTVDKVIVVKRLEKFDVPMKAGRDVWFEEELAASDISDECPAEQMDAEDPLFILYTSGSTGKPKGVLHTTGGYMTYVYASFKYIFDYKDKDIFFCTADIGWVTGHSYIVYGPMCNGATSIVFESVPTFPNPDRFWQMVEKFKVTTFYTAPTAIRALMKDGEKWPQGRDMSSLRLLGSVGEPINPEAWLWYHKYVGGERCPIADTWWQTETGGILITPLPGAWPTIPGYATLPFFGVEARALQSRSSADQPAVDAPVNEQGELCITRSWPGMMRGVFGEPERFFNTYFVQQPGFYFSGDGAIRNEDGYFRLMGRIDDVVNVSGHRMGTAEVEAALNSLTTAVAESAVVGFPHDIKGEDLYAYIILKTGVAGDDALKKALVAHVRKEIGPIASPGKIQFVSGLPKTRSGKIMRRILRKVAAGAIDELGDITTLADPSIVDEIVKGRQ